GGATGCCAACGATGGGGGGCATCTCAGCCAATAAACTCAATGGAGACATTGAGGCCCGGCCCCTGCATGGCCTGAACGCTCAATCTGGCCGCCACCTTTCCGGTCAGGTCGCGCAAGGCCTGGGCCACCGGCGAATCGGGATGAGACACCACCACGGGCTTGCCCTGATCGCCACCTTCCCGCACCGCCGGGTCCATGGGAATGGCACCCAGCAGTTCCACCTGCTGCTCCCGGGCCAGTTCCTCGCCGCCACCACTGCCAAACACATCGACCCGGGTCCCATCGGGGAGTTCCAGGTAACTCATGTTCTCGACCACACCCAACACAGGCACATTGAGTTGCCGGAACATACGCAGCGCGCGGCGGGCGTCGTCCAGGGAGACCTGCTGGGGTGTGGTAACAATAACGGCGCCGCTGAGCGGCAGGGTCTGGGTGAGGCTCAGAGGGGCGTCGCCCGTGCCCGGGGGCAGGTCCACCACCAGGTAGTCCAGTTCGCCCCAGTTCACATCGTTGAGGAACTGACGAATGGCGGAATGGAGCATAGGCCCCCGCCAGATGAGAGGTTGATCCGGTTTGACCATAAAGCCAATGGAAATGACCTTCACGCCATAAGCCTCGGCCGGCTCGATTTTGTTGGCCTCGCGCATGGGCGGCAGCCGGTCCACCCCCAGCATGG
This portion of the Anaerolineae bacterium genome encodes:
- a CDS encoding Mrp/NBP35 family ATP-binding protein — its product is MAVTKEQVLKALSQVLDPELGKDLVSLNMIRDVEVEGDTVRFRLVLTTPACPLRSSMEADARRAVEALPGVKKVEVKMDAEVPQDGRSRGVVRLPIRNAIAVGSGKGGVGKSTIAVNLAVALAQAGARVGLIDADIYGPNVPTMLGVDRLPPMREANKIEPAEAYGVKVISIGFMVKPDQPLIWRGPMLHSAIRQFLNDVNWGELDYLVVDLPPGTGDAPLSLTQTLPLSGAVIVTTPQQVSLDDARRALRMFRQLNVPVLGVVENMSYLELPDGTRVDVFGSGGGEELAREQQVELLGAIPMDPAVREGGDQGKPVVVSHPDSPVAQALRDLTGKVAARLSVQAMQGPGLNVSIEFIG